A stretch of Bifidobacterium sp. ESL0704 DNA encodes these proteins:
- a CDS encoding DUF2156 domain-containing protein has product MKMKTDEDINSKPTQRPSAPAAPNSAAPATVANTSAKPEDGTRPDPGQGSGTPAKGSGTSDKGQANSTGQTRKTPQRGKNPGIPPKAKKRRPSSWSVLGHDILSWMYGHLFAIIVAAVFLVVNIFGMVSSAIRHLHAPAYGRTLSLTEILFGRRPGGGRPHDPFQQPLHSQDIIPWLTNILRSAVFVRSSLMLIVYTLLIVVILSVAQSRLGALKTTFAALFSAVAGSTLGILVCVLVDMAMHDWQSMERLPVLLSPLTIVIGALMAESAYESVLWRRRILLLGYTVIGTLLLFSGNPGDYCTLGAALVGQLVGLVMHGPVKDHIQWTNSTDYETRRLFAFAQLVLAIGPLLALTSTSHLGPLTTFGLFTSSIWGDSSLLTSCSVNRSVTSCLRLVATRQHLAIAGLWLHMLLPIAALALVAWGLYHGRRLAAWVSIVLNGAAVVFAVVYYVVFPLTITPMTPSMASRYNFMPAFITTALPPLVVIVLMIRELPHFSVSTGSSRVRGGIVAIIGMLLITSCVYIGFAVSAPEDFKPRPTVKLLMIDMLRRLLPTGFGGRKRTTLIAPQTELATLVSEGLTVVFWLTVLIVFILWFRDNVTPDERDRKKAEALVTLGGESMSFMTTWEGNHYWFSSTGRSAIAYRVLHGIALSVTGPFGDPSEYTQDLREFTKFCDAKGWSPSFYAVHDDQREELESMGWSSIQVGTEMVLNPNLWQTRGKKWQDIRTAINKAKRDGITDVLTTYNQAGFAIDQQIVDISEQWAQLKALPEMKFTLGGIEELRDDRVALLYAIDAQGTVLGVTSWLPTYRNGRVIGWTLDFMRHRTDSPNGIMEFLIARMAERLRDQGLNDPAEAIEFMSLSAAPLAGMGEKAAVAADKAVEGDAAGKAKNPSGTGKSGNPDNGKAEAKTANDETGVAPVQSADDKAKRATANTAKSTTKTDGSATPGKDGKAETGSVKDGKPKQTSPSGTAIIEHALQIAADVLEPAYGFKSLFFFKKKFQPSPAPVYICYPDSAKLAQIGITVVSAYVPELKPKQVVEIVRSMTSPDKSDRK; this is encoded by the coding sequence ATGAAGATGAAAACAGACGAAGATATCAACAGCAAACCGACGCAACGTCCATCAGCACCTGCCGCACCGAATTCGGCGGCGCCGGCCACGGTTGCGAACACTTCAGCAAAGCCTGAAGACGGGACCAGACCGGACCCCGGGCAAGGCAGCGGCACACCAGCTAAAGGCAGCGGCACATCCGATAAAGGCCAGGCCAATTCGACCGGCCAAACCCGCAAGACTCCTCAACGCGGCAAGAACCCTGGTATTCCGCCCAAAGCCAAGAAACGCAGACCTTCAAGCTGGAGCGTGCTGGGCCATGACATCCTGAGCTGGATGTACGGCCATCTTTTCGCCATCATCGTCGCCGCAGTGTTCCTCGTGGTCAATATCTTTGGCATGGTCTCTTCGGCCATACGGCATCTGCACGCCCCTGCCTACGGACGGACTCTGAGTCTCACCGAAATCCTCTTCGGACGCAGACCGGGAGGAGGAAGGCCGCACGATCCCTTCCAACAGCCGCTGCACAGCCAGGACATCATTCCTTGGCTGACGAACATCCTGCGTTCCGCGGTGTTCGTGCGCAGCTCTCTGATGCTCATCGTCTATACCTTGCTTATTGTCGTCATCCTTTCCGTGGCACAATCACGGCTTGGCGCGCTGAAGACGACGTTTGCCGCACTGTTCAGCGCAGTCGCCGGGTCGACACTTGGAATCTTGGTCTGCGTGTTGGTCGACATGGCCATGCACGACTGGCAAAGCATGGAGCGTCTGCCCGTTCTGCTCTCCCCCTTGACCATCGTCATCGGGGCGCTGATGGCGGAAAGCGCCTATGAATCCGTGCTCTGGCGGCGGCGCATTCTGCTGCTTGGCTATACGGTCATCGGCACGCTGCTGCTCTTCAGCGGCAACCCCGGCGACTATTGCACGCTCGGCGCCGCGCTTGTAGGCCAGCTCGTGGGCCTAGTGATGCACGGCCCAGTCAAGGACCATATTCAATGGACCAACAGCACCGATTATGAGACCCGCCGTCTTTTTGCGTTCGCCCAGCTGGTGCTGGCAATCGGCCCTCTGCTGGCGCTGACCTCCACCTCGCATCTGGGACCCTTGACCACGTTCGGCCTCTTCACTTCCTCCATCTGGGGCGATTCCTCGCTGCTCACCTCCTGCAGCGTCAATCGGTCGGTGACGAGCTGCCTGCGCTTGGTGGCAACACGACAGCATCTGGCGATAGCCGGCCTGTGGCTGCACATGCTGTTGCCTATAGCGGCCCTCGCCTTGGTGGCATGGGGGCTTTACCACGGGCGCCGGTTGGCGGCGTGGGTGAGCATCGTGCTCAATGGTGCCGCCGTCGTATTTGCCGTGGTCTACTATGTTGTCTTTCCCTTGACCATCACGCCGATGACCCCGAGCATGGCCAGCCGCTACAACTTCATGCCGGCTTTCATCACCACTGCCCTGCCGCCTCTGGTGGTGATCGTCCTGATGATTCGTGAACTGCCGCATTTCAGCGTTTCGACCGGCTCGTCCCGGGTTCGTGGCGGCATTGTCGCCATAATCGGCATGCTGCTGATCACCAGCTGCGTCTATATCGGCTTTGCCGTGTCGGCTCCCGAGGACTTCAAGCCCCGCCCGACCGTCAAGCTGCTGATGATAGACATGCTTCGCCGGCTTCTGCCCACCGGATTCGGCGGCCGCAAGCGCACCACGCTGATCGCGCCGCAAACAGAGTTGGCGACATTGGTGAGTGAGGGCCTCACCGTCGTGTTCTGGCTGACGGTACTCATCGTCTTCATCCTCTGGTTCCGCGACAATGTCACCCCGGACGAGCGCGACCGCAAGAAGGCCGAAGCACTGGTCACCCTTGGCGGCGAATCCATGAGTTTCATGACCACTTGGGAAGGCAACCACTATTGGTTCTCCTCCACCGGCCGCTCCGCCATCGCCTACCGCGTTCTGCACGGCATCGCCCTCAGCGTCACCGGTCCTTTCGGCGACCCGAGCGAATACACGCAGGATCTGCGCGAATTCACCAAGTTCTGCGACGCAAAAGGCTGGTCGCCTTCCTTCTACGCCGTCCATGACGATCAGCGTGAGGAGCTTGAATCCATGGGCTGGTCATCCATCCAGGTAGGTACCGAAATGGTCCTTAATCCCAACCTTTGGCAGACGCGCGGCAAGAAATGGCAGGACATCCGCACCGCCATCAACAAGGCCAAACGCGACGGCATCACCGACGTGCTCACCACCTATAACCAGGCCGGTTTCGCCATCGACCAGCAGATCGTGGACATCTCGGAGCAATGGGCCCAGCTCAAGGCGCTTCCGGAAATGAAGTTCACGCTCGGCGGCATCGAAGAGCTCAGGGATGACCGCGTGGCGCTGCTCTATGCCATCGACGCGCAAGGTACGGTTCTCGGCGTCACCAGCTGGCTGCCCACCTATCGCAACGGACGGGTGATCGGATGGACCCTTGATTTCATGCGTCATCGCACCGACAGCCCGAACGGCATCATGGAGTTTTTGATCGCCCGCATGGCCGAACGCCTGCGCGACCAAGGCCTGAACGACCCGGCCGAGGCCATTGAGTTCATGAGCCTTTCCGCGGCTCCCCTGGCCGGGATGGGTGAGAAAGCCGCCGTTGCCGCCGACAAGGCGGTCGAGGGTGATGCGGCCGGCAAGGCAAAGAATCCGTCCGGAACCGGAAAATCAGGGAATCCTGATAACGGCAAGGCCGAGGCCAAAACCGCCAACGACGAGACCGGGGTTGCTCCGGTTCAAAGCGCCGATGACAAAGCGAAGAGGGCAACGGCCAATACCGCCAAGTCGACGACCAAGACGGACGGATCTGCGACACCGGGCAAGGACGGAAAGGCAGAAACCGGCTCCGTCAAAGACGGCAAGCCGAAACAGACTTCGCCCAGCGGCACGGCAATCATCGAACACGCACTGCAGATCGCGGCCGATGTGCTTGAGCCGGCCTACGGTTTCAAGTCACTGTTCTTCTTCAAGAAGAAGTTCCAGCCCAGCCCGGCTCCGGTCTATATCTGCTATCCGGATTCGGCCAAGCTGGCCCAGATCGGCATCACCGTGGTCAGCGCCTATGTGCCTGAACTCAAGCCCAAGCAGGTCGTGGAAATCGTGAGATCCATGACTTCGCCGGATAAGAGCGACAGGAAATAA
- a CDS encoding glycerol dehydrogenase, with protein MKKILCSPGSYIQEPNAINELADQYRTLGSKGAYIIVDPFIEKTYHDQIVSSFESSNTPYQLVVFDGECSDNEINKHVAALGSNDAVIGIGGGKTLDTSKAVAHFGKRPVIISPTAASSDAPCSRLSVVYTDNGEFDHYLPLPKNPDMVIMDTTIISNAPVRFLISGLGDAYATYFEALACKQSNAITMTGGHSTNAAIALAKLCHDLLISDGPKAVAAVRKGLCSPAVENVIEANTLLSGLGFESSGLAAAHAIHDALTVLPGTHQYLHGEKVAYGTLTQFVLENRPEEDLREAYGFFRKVGLPTTLTEIGIGDATDEDLLKVGELACSDDDTMSNMPFEVTPEDVAIALRAATEVSAIY; from the coding sequence ATGAAGAAAATTCTATGCTCCCCCGGCAGTTACATCCAAGAACCAAACGCCATCAACGAGCTTGCCGACCAATACCGCACCCTCGGCAGCAAAGGCGCTTACATTATCGTCGACCCATTCATCGAGAAAACCTATCACGACCAGATCGTCTCAAGCTTCGAAAGCAGCAATACTCCTTACCAACTCGTCGTATTCGACGGCGAATGCTCCGACAACGAAATCAACAAACATGTCGCTGCCCTTGGTTCCAATGACGCCGTCATCGGCATCGGCGGAGGAAAGACTCTGGACACCTCGAAAGCCGTGGCCCATTTTGGCAAGCGTCCGGTGATCATCTCTCCGACCGCAGCGTCCTCCGACGCCCCCTGCTCGCGCCTTTCCGTGGTCTACACCGACAACGGAGAATTCGATCATTACCTGCCGCTGCCCAAAAATCCGGATATGGTCATCATGGACACCACCATCATCTCGAACGCACCGGTGCGCTTCCTGATTTCCGGCCTTGGCGACGCTTATGCAACCTATTTCGAAGCACTGGCCTGCAAACAATCCAACGCCATCACCATGACTGGCGGCCATTCCACCAACGCGGCCATCGCATTGGCCAAGCTGTGCCATGACCTGCTGATCTCCGACGGTCCGAAGGCCGTCGCCGCAGTGCGTAAAGGCCTGTGCAGCCCGGCGGTCGAAAACGTGATCGAGGCCAACACGCTCCTCAGCGGCCTCGGCTTCGAATCCAGCGGCCTCGCCGCGGCGCACGCCATCCACGACGCGCTCACCGTGTTGCCCGGCACACATCAGTATCTGCATGGCGAAAAAGTGGCGTACGGCACACTCACACAGTTCGTGCTCGAGAACCGCCCCGAAGAGGATCTGCGTGAAGCTTACGGCTTCTTCCGCAAGGTCGGACTGCCTACCACACTCACGGAAATCGGCATCGGGGACGCTACGGACGAAGACCTGCTGAAAGTCGGTGAACTCGCCTGCAGCGATGACGACACCATGTCCAACATGCCCTTCGAAGTGACACCCGAAGACGTGGCGATTGCGCTACGAGCAGCCACCGAGGTGTCCGCCATCTACTAA
- the purK gene encoding 5-(carboxyamino)imidazole ribonucleotide synthase produces the protein MPSLSEETRGKIKQLMPGATIGIIGGGQLGRMMALSARYHGFRIGVLDPTPDCPVAQVADFQVTADYDDKAAIRELAERSDVLTYEFENVDADAIDEVRGSVAVPQGTDLLRVTQDRVFEKQFINDHGTATAPWKQVDDLAGLDEAIAEIGYPAVLKTRRGGYDGHGQVVLHGPDDLAKVHERDEKQGTFPPSVLEGFVDFAFEASILISGNGQDFVTFPIVRNEHRHNILHLTIAPAQVSDEIAEEAKALALRLAKGFELAGTLAIELFITKDGRVVVNELAPRPHNSGHYTIEACSIDQFDAHIRGIAGWPLPQPKLLSPAVMANVLGQHVAPTRALIAKHPEWCVHDYGKAEVRQDRKMGHITVLTDDTRRTVDELEATGCWDDLRQ, from the coding sequence ATGCCGAGCTTGTCTGAGGAAACCCGAGGGAAAATCAAGCAATTGATGCCGGGGGCGACCATCGGCATCATCGGCGGCGGACAGCTAGGACGCATGATGGCGCTTTCCGCGCGATATCACGGCTTCCGCATCGGCGTGCTCGATCCGACGCCGGACTGCCCGGTCGCCCAGGTCGCCGATTTCCAGGTCACGGCCGACTACGACGACAAGGCCGCCATCCGCGAACTGGCGGAACGCAGCGACGTGCTCACCTACGAATTCGAGAACGTGGATGCCGACGCCATCGACGAGGTTCGTGGCAGTGTGGCCGTGCCGCAAGGCACCGATCTGTTGCGCGTCACGCAGGACCGTGTCTTCGAGAAGCAGTTCATCAACGATCACGGCACGGCCACCGCACCTTGGAAGCAGGTCGATGACCTCGCCGGGCTCGACGAGGCCATCGCGGAAATCGGCTATCCTGCGGTACTGAAAACTCGTCGCGGCGGCTATGACGGCCACGGCCAGGTGGTGCTGCACGGCCCCGACGATCTGGCGAAGGTCCACGAACGCGACGAGAAGCAAGGCACGTTCCCGCCATCCGTCTTGGAAGGATTCGTTGATTTCGCCTTCGAGGCTTCGATCTTGATTTCGGGCAACGGCCAGGATTTCGTCACGTTCCCCATCGTGCGCAACGAACACCGCCACAATATTCTGCACCTGACCATCGCGCCCGCGCAGGTCAGCGACGAGATCGCCGAGGAAGCCAAGGCACTCGCGCTGCGGCTGGCGAAGGGCTTCGAGCTGGCGGGCACGCTGGCCATCGAGCTGTTCATCACCAAGGACGGCCGTGTGGTGGTCAACGAGCTGGCCCCGCGCCCCCATAATTCCGGCCATTACACCATCGAGGCCTGCTCCATCGACCAGTTCGATGCCCACATCCGCGGCATCGCCGGATGGCCGTTGCCGCAGCCGAAGCTCCTGAGCCCGGCCGTGATGGCCAACGTTCTAGGCCAGCACGTCGCACCGACTCGCGCGCTTATCGCCAAGCATCCGGAGTGGTGTGTCCACGACTACGGCAAGGCGGAAGTGCGTCAAGACCGCAAAATGGGCCATATCACGGTGCTCACCGATGATACCCGACGTACGGTCGACGAGCTTGAAGCCACCGGCTGCTGGGACGATTTGCGGCAATAG
- the yhbY gene encoding ribosome assembly RNA-binding protein YhbY has translation MATKLNKRQIKQLKALASKLSPLLWIGKNGVTDAAVKQASETLESHELLKVVVQDGCPVDEREVGETLAGQIGAQLVQVIGHRFVLYRPSKKPGIKKIELVR, from the coding sequence ATGGCAACGAAACTGAACAAGCGGCAGATCAAGCAGCTCAAGGCGCTGGCAAGCAAGCTTTCGCCGTTGCTGTGGATCGGCAAGAACGGGGTCACCGATGCCGCGGTCAAGCAGGCCTCGGAGACGCTCGAGTCCCATGAGTTGCTGAAAGTCGTGGTACAGGATGGTTGCCCGGTTGACGAGCGTGAGGTCGGCGAGACCCTGGCCGGACAGATTGGTGCTCAGCTGGTGCAGGTCATCGGCCATCGCTTCGTGCTCTACCGTCCCTCGAAGAAGCCGGGCATCAAGAAGATTGAACTCGTTCGCTGA
- the purE gene encoding 5-(carboxyamino)imidazole ribonucleotide mutase: MATETPQVAVIMGSASDWETMRHACLTLDQFNVSYSKQVISAHRTPELMADFAHNARKNGIRVIIAGAGGAAHLPGMVAAQTTLPVIGVPVKSHALSGVDSLLSIVQMPGGVPVATMAIGNSGATNAGLLAVSILSVNDEKLAQALDDYREQSKGKVEASNAELV; this comes from the coding sequence ATGGCAACTGAAACGCCACAAGTAGCAGTGATAATGGGTTCGGCAAGCGATTGGGAGACGATGCGTCACGCCTGCCTTACCCTCGACCAGTTCAATGTCTCCTATTCCAAACAAGTCATTTCGGCCCACCGAACGCCCGAGCTGATGGCGGATTTCGCGCACAATGCCCGCAAGAACGGCATCAGGGTCATCATCGCGGGAGCCGGGGGAGCCGCGCACCTTCCTGGTATGGTCGCCGCGCAGACCACGTTGCCGGTCATCGGCGTGCCTGTCAAGTCGCACGCGCTTTCCGGCGTGGATTCCCTGCTTTCCATCGTCCAGATGCCCGGCGGCGTACCGGTGGCGACCATGGCCATCGGCAATTCCGGGGCCACGAACGCCGGCCTGTTGGCCGTGAGCATCCTGAGTGTCAATGACGAGAAGTTGGCACAGGCACTTGATGATTATCGTGAGCAGTCGAAGGGAAAGGTGGAGGCGTCCAATGCCGAGCTTGTCTGA
- a CDS encoding alpha/beta hydrolase-fold protein: MDWFYKINLLEGWLPTTLKILTLLGFIAVIVLKSKDGWFSPLLKQFGWGFIGTVIGYMVVWLLSDVFMVFGVSLGRVIEFNIAFGIGFIAVLVSMCFDSGTLRKTLAIITAVLTLLTFALRVDIIYGEFSTVGSLFGHNQFSALEAENVHKASATQTDTVKEWRKLGEENKLPAMPKKGIVRSVNIPATLSHFKARTANVYLPPAALSKNPPRLPVMIVMAGQPGTPDRFFSAGVLGDKLDSYAAKHYGLAPIAVSPDQNGSITHNSLCADTPVFGNAETYLTRDVNNWIKKTLPVETSADKWLIGGYSQGGTCATQLGAAHPDLYGHIYSAGGEIEPTAGSHRSTVKRFFNGSEKEFDKHVPITLIRNHAPSKQTWFSAAGELDSKSQRNQKAISAQAMKAGMSVTTVIVKGTAHDWHTVNAGMTAQIDLFGTETGLGKTGRQISSYPNLQVVSANTNRESD, from the coding sequence ATGGACTGGTTTTACAAAATCAACCTGCTCGAGGGATGGCTGCCCACCACTTTAAAAATACTGACGCTGCTCGGTTTCATCGCCGTCATCGTGCTGAAATCGAAAGACGGCTGGTTCTCCCCCCTGCTCAAACAGTTCGGTTGGGGTTTCATCGGCACCGTCATCGGCTATATGGTGGTCTGGTTGCTTTCCGACGTTTTCATGGTCTTCGGGGTCAGCCTCGGGCGGGTCATCGAATTCAACATCGCGTTCGGCATCGGCTTCATTGCGGTATTGGTGTCCATGTGCTTCGATTCGGGGACTCTGCGCAAGACCCTCGCCATCATCACTGCCGTACTCACCCTCCTCACCTTCGCGCTTCGCGTCGATATCATCTATGGCGAATTTTCGACAGTAGGCTCGCTCTTCGGCCATAACCAGTTCTCGGCGCTGGAAGCGGAAAACGTGCACAAGGCCTCGGCGACGCAAACCGACACCGTAAAGGAATGGAGAAAGCTCGGAGAGGAAAACAAGCTGCCGGCAATGCCCAAGAAAGGCATCGTCCGCTCGGTCAATATTCCCGCGACCCTTTCCCATTTCAAGGCGCGTACGGCGAACGTCTATCTTCCCCCTGCGGCTTTGAGCAAAAACCCTCCGAGACTTCCGGTCATGATCGTGATGGCGGGGCAGCCGGGCACTCCGGACCGTTTCTTCAGCGCAGGCGTGCTTGGCGATAAACTGGACAGCTATGCCGCCAAACATTACGGTCTGGCCCCCATCGCCGTCTCCCCCGACCAGAACGGAAGCATCACCCACAATTCGCTGTGTGCCGACACCCCGGTCTTCGGCAACGCGGAGACGTATCTGACCCGCGATGTGAACAACTGGATAAAAAAGACGCTGCCCGTTGAGACCTCAGCGGACAAATGGCTGATCGGCGGCTATTCGCAGGGTGGCACATGCGCCACGCAACTTGGCGCCGCCCACCCCGATCTGTACGGGCACATCTACAGTGCCGGCGGCGAAATCGAACCCACCGCCGGCTCGCACCGGTCCACGGTGAAGCGTTTCTTCAACGGCAGCGAAAAGGAATTCGACAAGCACGTCCCGATTACGCTCATCAGAAATCATGCCCCCTCAAAGCAGACATGGTTCTCAGCCGCCGGCGAGCTCGATTCCAAATCGCAGAGGAACCAGAAAGCCATTTCCGCGCAAGCAATGAAAGCCGGGATGTCGGTGACCACGGTGATCGTCAAAGGCACTGCCCATGACTGGCATACCGTCAATGCAGGAATGACCGCTCAGATCGACCTGTTCGGAACCGAAACGGGACTGGGGAAAACCGGCAGGCAAATTTCGTCTTATCCGAATCTTCAAGTGGTGAGTGCGAACACCAACCGCGAAAGCGACTAG
- a CDS encoding transcriptional repressor gives MLSHNGRRGSQHTWQKDAVLKALSACDDFVSAQDLYRILSEDGQGIGLSTVYRQLNALADDGRADTIHLNDQQMFRICKDGEHHHHLVCENCGKTVEIEPPEQWVRKIAEEHGFTVNSHTLEVFGLCPDCQRLESAEGNEQRA, from the coding sequence ATGCTCTCCCACAACGGCAGGCGTGGCAGCCAGCACACTTGGCAGAAGGATGCCGTGCTGAAGGCGCTCAGCGCTTGCGACGATTTCGTTTCCGCCCAGGACCTTTATCGGATTCTCAGCGAGGATGGCCAGGGAATCGGCCTTTCCACCGTTTATCGGCAGCTCAACGCGCTGGCGGATGACGGCAGGGCCGACACCATCCATTTGAACGATCAGCAGATGTTCCGCATCTGCAAGGACGGCGAGCACCACCATCATCTGGTCTGCGAGAATTGCGGGAAGACTGTGGAAATCGAACCTCCCGAGCAGTGGGTCCGCAAGATCGCCGAAGAGCACGGTTTCACCGTCAATTCGCACACGCTTGAGGTGTTCGGGCTGTGCCCGGATTGCCAGCGCCTGGAAAGCGCGGAAGGCAACGAACAACGAGCTTGA
- a CDS encoding LTA synthase family protein produces the protein MHVRGWVYALLFVLFDIIMTVILQKGVTQNDTRVKLSSPLTGVWGMVSKMWRECNFVFVLNLLLVGFIYLAVLMLFNRFWIATPVMLVLVILIALVEHFKVSVRYETILPSDVSFVSNGDAGSLFSFIPSGSGGLIAAVVVAMVLVVVLFVALNHFDMRHGKMIDFVGHRAGDAVGVVRHETDGQANESESKGGNRADGGRRAGKSLGAALRIVCIAVPLLLVLGFSYQVGQINTFTNAFAKAMGYIPSMWDSVYDAQRNGPLVSFLGQAHPKVMDQPSDYSEATMKQVAKRYSAEAAKINKTRTAKMSDSSVVFILSESYSDPSRVPGIKLNHDPIPNTREIRKHTTGGYMLSSGYGGGTANLEYMSLTGMSMANFDPSLTSPYQQLIPGEKWTPTINQLWGSKEHSVAFHPYEPSMYLRANNYKKFGFSHFYSLEPPEVIAHRAKIDSSPYVSDASSYQSVYESMKKNPQNEFVQLATMQNHMPYQNWYKGNDFKARSTDPSQPLGADENESINTYAKGANITDAATAKFLRQMDSLKKPVTVVFYGDHLPGIYKTASADQKNSLALHTTDYFIWSNKASGRQGYKSPDGQYSSPNFFMAQAAEQTNSKVTPFLAFLTRLHGKVSAMEPPVVNQIQGWSRIPEGQPIYLDAKGQPMAASDFDAQTKQLMHDYKLIQYDVTAGKGYLKDAGFMD, from the coding sequence ATGCATGTTCGCGGATGGGTCTATGCCCTGCTGTTTGTGCTGTTCGACATCATCATGACCGTCATTTTGCAGAAGGGTGTTACGCAAAACGACACCCGTGTGAAACTGTCCAGTCCTCTTACCGGCGTATGGGGCATGGTCTCCAAGATGTGGCGGGAATGCAATTTCGTCTTCGTGCTGAACCTGCTTTTGGTGGGGTTCATCTATCTTGCCGTGCTCATGTTGTTCAACCGTTTCTGGATCGCCACGCCCGTCATGCTTGTATTGGTGATTCTGATTGCGCTTGTCGAGCATTTCAAGGTCAGTGTTCGCTATGAGACGATTCTTCCCTCCGATGTGAGCTTCGTCTCCAACGGTGACGCAGGATCGCTGTTCAGCTTCATCCCTTCCGGTTCGGGCGGCTTGATCGCGGCCGTTGTGGTGGCGATGGTTCTGGTCGTCGTGCTGTTCGTAGCGCTGAATCATTTTGATATGCGGCATGGCAAGATGATTGATTTTGTGGGTCATCGCGCCGGTGATGCCGTTGGCGTTGTGCGTCACGAAACCGACGGTCAGGCGAATGAGAGCGAGAGCAAGGGCGGCAATAGGGCAGACGGCGGCAGGAGAGCCGGCAAAAGCCTCGGTGCCGCACTGCGTATCGTGTGTATCGCGGTGCCTCTGCTTCTGGTGCTCGGATTCAGCTATCAGGTCGGCCAGATCAATACGTTTACCAATGCTTTCGCCAAGGCCATGGGCTATATCCCCTCGATGTGGGATTCCGTCTATGACGCCCAACGCAACGGCCCGCTGGTCTCCTTCCTGGGCCAGGCTCATCCCAAGGTGATGGACCAGCCGAGCGACTACAGCGAGGCGACGATGAAGCAGGTCGCCAAGCGCTATTCCGCCGAAGCCGCCAAGATCAACAAGACCCGCACCGCCAAGATGAGCGACAGCAGCGTGGTCTTCATCCTTTCCGAATCGTATTCCGATCCGTCGCGCGTGCCGGGGATCAAACTCAATCATGACCCGATTCCCAATACCCGCGAAATCAGGAAGCACACGACCGGAGGCTACATGCTTTCCTCGGGCTATGGCGGCGGTACCGCGAACCTCGAATACATGAGCCTGACGGGCATGTCGATGGCCAATTTCGATCCGTCGCTGACCAGCCCGTACCAGCAGCTCATCCCCGGCGAGAAGTGGACGCCGACCATCAACCAGCTGTGGGGAAGCAAGGAACATTCCGTGGCCTTCCACCCCTACGAGCCCTCGATGTATCTGCGTGCGAACAACTACAAGAAGTTCGGTTTCTCGCATTTCTATTCGCTGGAGCCCCCGGAGGTGATCGCGCATCGTGCCAAGATTGATTCCTCTCCCTATGTTTCCGATGCCTCGTCCTATCAGAGCGTGTACGAATCGATGAAGAAGAACCCACAGAACGAATTCGTCCAGCTGGCCACGATGCAGAACCACATGCCGTATCAAAACTGGTACAAGGGCAATGATTTCAAGGCCCGTTCGACCGATCCCTCGCAGCCGCTCGGTGCCGATGAGAACGAGTCGATCAACACCTACGCCAAGGGCGCGAACATCACGGATGCGGCCACTGCCAAATTCCTGCGTCAGATGGACTCGTTGAAGAAGCCCGTCACCGTCGTTTTCTACGGCGACCACCTGCCGGGCATCTACAAGACCGCCTCCGCCGACCAGAAGAATTCGCTGGCGCTGCACACCACCGATTACTTCATCTGGTCGAACAAGGCAAGCGGGCGGCAGGGGTACAAGAGTCCGGACGGGCAGTATTCCTCGCCGAACTTCTTCATGGCGCAGGCCGCCGAACAGACCAATTCGAAGGTCACGCCGTTCCTGGCCTTCCTCACGCGTCTGCATGGCAAGGTCTCCGCGATGGAACCGCCGGTGGTCAACCAGATCCAGGGATGGTCTCGCATCCCCGAGGGCCAGCCGATCTACCTCGACGCCAAGGGCCAGCCGATGGCCGCGAGCGACTTCGATGCGCAGACCAAGCAGCTGATGCACGACTACAAGCTCATCCAGTATGACGTCACCGCCGGCAAGGGGTATCTCAAGGACGCAGGTTTCATGGACTGA